In Scyliorhinus canicula chromosome 3, sScyCan1.1, whole genome shotgun sequence, the DNA window ggaaacacggcAGGGGGAACAAAAccgaccccttgttgaaaaggtgcgcctgctccactgcaacccccagtacgcagaCCCGCCGGGTCCAGCAacccctctgcccccacagaaggatctctcaccctacaccccatgctgccgcccccttgcccTCCCGAGCCCACGGGCTTGCTTCACCAGTTCcgtgcccccgcgccggccagcccccagcgcccggtcgaaccaggagagtatgaagctcgaatacaaccctccctggagtccgccattgtaccccaacacactacacccgtccagccaccgcaagaggctgcaaccccggtgctccgcaggtctCAGCGGACAATCCGACCGCCGGACAAATTGACGTTATAGACTGGACttgttttttttgcagggggtgaatgtggtgaatataatatatgaatgtatatatactaattcacactgttattgtaagcgcagtagcgccttcctaccactagggggagtagcgctgggagcacttaggaacttgtactgggctccacccttggttccgcccacaactcctccccctagtgcagctgtataagtatccgtgtccagagtcagcctgggtcacttcgagttcatcaacgggtaacaggctggctctgaagtaagtcgattaaagcctagattcacatcggaaacacgtgtctggtgaattgatggttccatcactgtgaaaagcccctagtcgcctcattccggcgcctgtccggggaggctggtacgggaatcgaaccgtgctgctggcctgcttggtctgctttaaaagccagcgatttagcccagtgagctaaacccacCGGTTTAATATACCAGAGCTGTGAAATTCAGGAAGGGGCATCGGCAACATTCCAGTAACTGCAAGGCCAATTGGGGGAAGTACAAAAACCTTCAGACACAGGAGATGCTGCAGACAATGTGTGGAactcaggccaacactgcaagggtggcgaccacagtggaaaaaCTGGAGCACAGGGTCAGCGCCTTGagcggtggtgtccaaggcatggctcagtctgtgatgactatAGCAGAGGGTCCCAGTTGataagggacatgtcccagacagaggtgggcattgccgaggcgatCCAGAGAGGAGATGCTAGAGCCCAACCATCGGTCTTCTACCAAGGAGACTACGGCAGTCTCCTGTTCTTCTGAATCCCCTGTTCCTGACACCAGTGCATCTCAAGGGCACTGTGATGCCTGTGACACTGGTACTCAGCTGGGGCCCTCAGGCTCCAGGCCCACCAGAGGATGTCTGCCATGGTATCAAAGATCACAGTTAGGAAGAATTCCACagttctgatgtgcatcctggggacacacctagaagaCCACGGAAGATCAAGAAGTGTGTGGAGCACTAAGTGaacactggtgaggtcactatgTGCAGCAAGCcgaaatggaaatctgtcactgtAAATTATTcattattaaaacatgtcacacctcatacatcatagaatcacattatagaatttacagtgcagaaggaggccatttggcccatcgattctgcaccggcccttgggtacagcaccctacctaagtccacacctccaccctatcccggtaacccagtaatcccacctaacctttttggacactcagggcaatttagccaatccacctaacctgcgcatctttggactgtgagaggaaaccggagcacccggaggaaacccacgcagacatgggagatacagacagtgacccaagccgggaatcgaacctggtaccttggagctgtgaagcaaccatgctaatcactgtgctaccttgtcacccacatgtgaagcctctgtcatgttaatcttcacagccgGCCTGCCTGCACTCCACCCCCGGGAACAATGGTCAAAGATCAAAAGCCCCCAATGCAGACTCCAtcatgaggatgggtgtgagcgcgctatcagatgaaagacaggagtcagacattaggCTTAGAGTGCTGGATAATTTAACTCAACTCAGTTCTCACTGTAACCATTCTCTTCGGAACCTAGGCTACTGTGAATCCTACTTGTTTCTACTTTGTTTTTCATGGTTAAGCCACGTAAGGTCAGAGCATAACCTTCTTTGAGAAATTCCCTCGTTTACCATACAGAGTTCAATTTAtcaagcatggtggcgcaatggttaaaaCTGCCACTTCAcgtgacctgggtttgattcccggcttgggtcactgtctgagcggagtctgaacgttctccccgcgtctgtgttgacttcctccaggtgctccggtttcctcccacagtccaaagatgtgctggttaggtggattggctatgctaaattgtgccttaatgtccaaaggttggggGGGCTTACAGggttgcaggggagtgggcctaggttgggtgctctttcagaggttcagtgcaaactggatgggcgaatggcctccttctgcactctaaggaCTCTATCGCCCTACAATAGATTAGAACGGTGGAATTTAGATCAAGGCATGGATGGGTTTTCTGTAGAATTTGATGTTTTGTTCAGCTTGGGAGTCTTAGTTTTCTTGGCACCAGTGCTTATTGTCGGGATGTTCTAATTTAAGCTGGACACTTAAAAACAAATCTAACGTGCAGCCTAGTTGTTTTTATTAGGAGAATTTCTTAAATGAGTTGTTCCATTCCTCTGATTTGTTTTCTTATATTCTGTGTTAGGAATGTTGTAAAAGTCTGGAATGATTCATAGAACATTGTGCCTGAAGACCTACAGATCCACAGCAGGAAACAACATTTATTGCCACTCCAGAAGGCTCACTGGTATGGGGCAGAAGGCCATTTCATTCCACATGTCTACCCTGGAAATCATTAAACATTGCCAAAATAAGAAGACATAAACACCTGTGCCAAATTTACAAATTCAAACAAGTTGCTTAAACTTTTGGATGAGCTTTTCAACCGTTCAAAATTAAATTACTATGTTGTGGCAAATGTGATGTAACTGACTTGTGTTATAACTGACATATAACTTGTGTGCTATGTTGGTACTCAGTAGGCACTTGAAGTATTTTGTCTCATGTGCCCACTGTGCATGTTTACTGCTGAGACAGATTATGATTGCATCATGTCATTTGAGAATCTTACACTGCATTGGATTTTATTTAATAATGCAGGTGTTGTTGGCCAATGACAGCATGTTAcaggactaatgacaatccagATCTTGCATGCTTTCCATTTTTTCCTGGGGCACAGTATCATCCTTCGTATTTTAACTGATTCTTCCTAATTATGCGcacctttctttttaaaaacaccaGTTCTGAATATTTCGAAATTCAGCAGCCCAAAATGGATCTTGAAGGTAACAATAAAAGTAATGTCACTGTTACTTGGGATAATGGCGATAATACCACAGCATATGGATTTGGTTTCCCTTCTTGGGATGACTACAATGGAAGTATCCATGATATCAGATATTTACTGGTTGGAATTTATACATTTATTACCGTTCTAGGGCTTCTTGGCAACTTCTTTGTTGTATTTGCACTGTGTAAAAACCTAAAACAGAAATCAATGGTTAACTTTCTGATTGGAAATTTAGCCTtatctgacattttaattttgttgTTTTGTTCACCGTTTACACTGACTTATGTTCTTCTCGACCAATGGATCTTTGGGGAGATCATGTGTTATATAGTACCATTTGTTCAGTGTGTGTCGGTCATGGTTTCTATACTCATGCTAATGTCAATTGCCATGGTTCGGTATCACATGATAAACAATCCATTATCTAACCATTTTACCATAAATACGGGATATTTGGTAATGGGAACAGTGTGGATTATTGGATTTACTATTTGCTCACCATTACCTatctttcataaaatcatagacctAAGCGAAACTGTTCACTTGGagtctttaaaaaataaatacttatGTATCGAGTCATGGCCATCTGACACTTACAGAATTGCCTACACATTGTCCTTGTTAATCATTCAATATATTTTGCCAATAGTTTGTCTAACAATCAGCCATGCTAGTGTTTGCAGGAAGATAAGTGCCACTGTtcccagcagacaaaggagatcCGAGGAGAATGAAATGATCAATTTAACTATACACCAGCCTGCTAATAAACAACTTCAAGCACAACACTCAAAGATGCAAGGATGGAACTATTCCTTTCTGAAAAAACACAAGAAGAGATATAGCAAGAAGTGTGCCAGTGTCATGCCTGTTGTGGCCAATGTCCACAAGAATGGCCAGTCTCGCAATGATCTCTTAGTAATCCATGGTTCAGAGAGTATCCAGCCTTTACCAACTTTATTTTTACCAGGTGTACCTGTCTGTTTTGAATTGAAAGCTACGGAACCTGAAGAGCACGCCGATTCACAAAATGTTTCAGTGACGCCAAAATCTATCACCAGGTTGAGGAAACGATCACGCATTGTTTTCTATAAACTCACCATAGTAATTGTTGCTTTTACTATCAGCTGGATGCCTCTGCACATTTTTCACCTTTTAACTGACTTCAACGCTAATCTGATTTCAAACAGGCACTTCAAGCTGGTGTATTGCATCTGTCACCTGCTGGGTTTGCTGTCCTGCTGCTTGAATCCTGTGCTATATGGGTTCTTGAACAACGGCATCAAATCTAGTTTACAATCCTTGGCCAAACGCTTTTGGGTAGAATAATACCGAGAGAGGACCATATCGGAGCTTGACAGCATGAAAAAAACAACTGGACAATTTTGTCAGCTTCCATGAGGCCGCTAGATTCGATGTGCCATTGTGATCAATATCTACTCCTGAATCTTTCAAACTCATTCAATAATGATCTACTCGAAAGGCATGCTTAGAAAAACTTCACTACCTTACCTCTTGCTgaatgaaatagaacatagaacatagaacagtacagcacagaacaggcccttcggccctcgatgttgtgccgagccatgatcaccctactcaaacccacgtatccaccctatacccgtaacccaacaacccccccacccttaaccttactttttaggaaactacgggcaatttagcatggccaatccacctaacccgcacatctttggactgtgggaggaaaccggagcacccggaggaaacccacgcacacacggggaggacgtgcagactccacacagacagtgacccagccgggaatcgaacctgggaccctggagctgtgaagcatttatgctaaccaccatgctaccgtgttgcccctaaaTCTCAGTAGAAAATAAAGTTTTTGCTGTGCAATATAGTGATGGTAAATAGAAAATAACAATTGTGTTTATATTAATTGGTATATACTTACAAACCATGGAAAAatgctgggcaggattctccgtttctgagactaagcgttgaCGCCAGGGCAGAATTCacggactttcacgacagcaaaactggtgccgcacctggatcaAATCAGCGACTGATCAAATCAGATCACCAgcgtcacatggaacacaatcgattccaatgtaaAACGGTTcgggattcgccaggtctgtgattgacactcgggaggttgacaagctgcagccgcatatacacattacgatccccacacacactcttctcagccaacaagatagcactggtggcactggagcatgcccatacagctgatgggttggctgggaccAGCGGgcacctggaggggggggggaacctatataacctgtggccctaagttcacagtgaactgtcagtggcatgcacagctgcaatattgccttgctgactgCGGCAATAGTGTTCTGTACCcgttcaccccgaccccacagcctacctcctggccacccctgctACTCCCCTCGGCCCTGACAGAAGTTTCATGGCCAGCAGCGCAACTATGGCGATGCTGGAAGCTATCtttaccacctctctctccctcagcagccacaattcCGGGCTAacgattttaaaaagcacaagtgaatctcgccaTTGTGAACTCAGCCTATCGGAGGGGGAACattgcggaggctccagagaatacctggtctggcccactaatgacatgcaaatggtgtttactgtacttccgttccggaccacattgataccactgtcgaggtgacggagactTGCGATGATTTTGccatcagaacctattctccacccaaacgcgttttgcgattttggagtccgccaacagagaatcccacctgctACATTCTGAAAATGTATTGATATAGGAGAGGGGAATTTTTATTCACTGATTCAATCTCATGGATTAACATCATTTATATACACAATATATTCTTATATTTTGTGGGCTCTACCAAATTGATCACTGTTCTAGTTTTATTTAAGTCTCTGATGTCACCACCTACCTTTTCTCAAAAGTATATTTTGATTTCACACAATCTGAACCAAAGAGGAATCACTAACACAGACAATTCTACATCCCAAGCCTTGATGCACTGTCTTAACCTGAAAAGAGGCCATAAATTCAGACAGTACTTAATATATATCCCCTGCCACTA includes these proteins:
- the LOC119963177 gene encoding neuropeptide Y receptor type 5-like; this translates as MRTFLFKNTSSEYFEIQQPKMDLEGNNKSNVTVTWDNGDNTTAYGFGFPSWDDYNGSIHDIRYLLVGIYTFITVLGLLGNFFVVFALCKNLKQKSMVNFLIGNLALSDILILLFCSPFTLTYVLLDQWIFGEIMCYIVPFVQCVSVMVSILMLMSIAMVRYHMINNPLSNHFTINTGYLVMGTVWIIGFTICSPLPIFHKIIDLSETVHLESLKNKYLCIESWPSDTYRIAYTLSLLIIQYILPIVCLTISHASVCRKISATVPSRQRRSEENEMINLTIHQPANKQLQAQHSKMQGWNYSFLKKHKKRYSKKCASVMPVVANVHKNGQSRNDLLVIHGSESIQPLPTLFLPGVPVCFELKATEPEEHADSQNVSVTPKSITRLRKRSRIVFYKLTIVIVAFTISWMPLHIFHLLTDFNANLISNRHFKLVYCICHLLGLLSCCLNPVLYGFLNNGIKSSLQSLAKRFWVE